The following are from one region of the Chloracidobacterium sp. genome:
- a CDS encoding ATP-binding cassette domain-containing protein, which produces MPDQRRPIVEFRGVSFEIDGVRILNEIDLKIESGEVVVLLGESGCGKTTTLRLINRLIEPTSGNVLVEGRPTTDWDPIELRRKTGYVLQDGGLFPHMTAAENVGIILRLEHWSEEKKKARVDELFELVGLATERFADRFPHELSGGQRQRIGVARALAADPGLLLLDEPFGALDPLTRTKLQKEFASIVLRMGKTAVFVTHDLHEAMLLGTRIVLMEKGQIVLNAEPADFEASEIPLVRAYLETI; this is translated from the coding sequence ATGCCTGATCAAAGACGACCAATAGTTGAATTTCGGGGAGTTTCGTTCGAGATCGACGGCGTACGCATCCTGAACGAGATCGATCTCAAGATCGAAAGCGGTGAGGTCGTCGTGCTCCTGGGCGAATCGGGCTGCGGCAAGACCACCACGCTGCGGTTGATCAATCGTCTTATCGAACCGACGTCCGGAAATGTATTGGTCGAAGGCAGGCCGACGACCGATTGGGACCCTATCGAGTTGAGGCGAAAAACGGGATACGTTCTTCAGGACGGCGGTCTCTTCCCGCATATGACCGCGGCCGAGAATGTCGGCATCATCTTAAGACTCGAACACTGGAGCGAAGAAAAGAAGAAGGCTCGTGTCGATGAATTGTTCGAGCTGGTCGGCCTCGCTACCGAGCGGTTTGCAGACCGGTTCCCACACGAACTCTCTGGCGGACAACGACAGCGGATCGGTGTCGCCCGAGCTTTGGCTGCCGACCCCGGACTGCTCCTGCTTGATGAACCATTCGGCGCCCTTGATCCGTTGACCCGAACGAAACTTCAGAAAGAATTCGCATCGATCGTCCTTCGGATGGGAAAGACCGCTGTTTTTGTGACCCACGATCTGCACGAAGCGATGCTGCTCGGCACGCGGATCGTGTTGATGGAAAAGGGACAGATCGTACTGAACGCCGAACCGGCAGACTTCGAGGCATCAGAGATACCGCTTGTGAGAGCGTATCTTGAAACTATTTGA
- a CDS encoding efflux RND transporter periplasmic adaptor subunit, which yields MRNRILLFAVIAFISTLSMIAAGCGSQANSATNNSANNVPTTIDITTAQASIQAIPSYIEATGNLASDAQTDVAPAVGGKIVEVNFDIGSYVNQGDVLVRLDSRDANIRLEQARAQLEQQRQAVLQADANVDQALASLRQTQARLGVRDGETFQIKDFSQVKSVTAQLELAEKELRRTEKLLETGDVSRSAYDQRKSQRDALLGQLDEARSNAAVAIRAINTAQAAVDSARAAANSVRATIRTSEAAIAQAQKSVTDTIVYAPISGFVSERNADLGEYISPNVPNSKIATIVRTSTLRVKIDIPEQTVGKVATGQGISLQTSAYPERSFAGRIVRIAPSVNQQARTMLVEAEVQNVDGLLKPGQFATVRITQSKPEPAVMIPVTAVRTDGDVNRVYLIKDGTAREQIVQLGLLENNMIQVKNGVVEGDTVATSNLNLLTDGVLVRQ from the coding sequence ATGAGAAATCGAATCTTACTTTTCGCGGTGATCGCATTTATATCGACCTTGTCGATGATCGCCGCCGGATGTGGTTCGCAGGCCAATTCGGCCACGAACAACTCCGCAAACAATGTGCCGACGACCATCGACATAACGACGGCGCAGGCGTCGATACAGGCGATACCGTCGTACATCGAGGCGACCGGCAACCTCGCAAGCGATGCCCAGACAGATGTGGCGCCCGCCGTCGGCGGCAAGATCGTCGAGGTGAATTTTGATATCGGCAGCTATGTGAATCAGGGCGATGTTCTCGTGCGGCTCGATTCGCGAGATGCAAATATTCGGCTCGAGCAGGCTCGGGCGCAACTTGAGCAGCAGCGACAGGCGGTTCTGCAGGCCGATGCCAACGTCGATCAGGCCCTTGCCAGCTTGCGGCAAACGCAGGCACGGCTCGGCGTAAGGGATGGCGAGACATTCCAGATCAAAGACTTTTCGCAGGTCAAATCGGTGACCGCACAGCTCGAACTCGCTGAAAAGGAACTGCGGCGGACCGAAAAGCTCCTCGAAACAGGCGACGTTTCGCGTTCGGCTTACGATCAGCGCAAATCGCAGCGCGACGCTTTGCTTGGCCAGTTGGACGAGGCTCGGTCGAATGCGGCGGTAGCCATACGTGCGATCAACACGGCTCAGGCGGCGGTCGATTCGGCAAGGGCGGCGGCGAACAGCGTTCGGGCGACCATCCGAACAAGCGAGGCCGCGATCGCACAGGCGCAAAAATCAGTGACCGATACGATCGTCTATGCTCCGATCAGCGGCTTCGTTTCTGAGCGCAATGCCGACCTCGGCGAATACATTTCGCCGAACGTTCCGAATTCGAAGATCGCGACGATCGTTAGAACTTCGACGCTCAGGGTGAAGATCGACATTCCGGAACAGACCGTCGGCAAGGTCGCGACCGGACAGGGAATATCGCTGCAAACGAGCGCCTACCCGGAACGCAGCTTTGCCGGGCGCATTGTCCGGATCGCTCCATCGGTCAATCAGCAGGCAAGGACGATGCTCGTCGAAGCGGAAGTACAGAATGTCGACGGCTTGTTGAAACCGGGACAATTCGCGACCGTTCGGATCACACAATCGAAACCTGAACCGGCGGTAATGATACCGGTGACCGCGGTGCGGACGGACGGCGACGTCAATCGGGTCTATCTGATCAAGGATGGAACGGCACGCGAGCAGATCGTTCAGCTTGGGCTGCTCGAGAACAATATGATCCAGGTAAAGAACGGGGTGGTCGAAGGCGACACCGTCGCAACGAGCAACCTTAACTTGCTCACGGACGGCGTCCTGGTAAGGCAGTGA
- a CDS encoding amidase produces the protein MQTKNTDRREFLKHGTAGLAAIALLGTERRSIAGAMNSDPFPELVEATIIGLQAKLGSGDLSARLLTEMYLERIKQIDTKTRSVIEINPDALSIADRMDSERKRGKVRSPLHGIPIVIKDNIDTADKMMTTAGSLALVGAPVPKRDAFVVKRLRDAGAVIIGKTNLSEWANFRGNRSISGWSGRGGQTNNPYFLDQNPCGSSSGSGVAPSANLCAAAVGTETNGSIICPAVTNGVVGLKPTLGLISRSGIIPIAHTQDTAGPMTRTVADAAIMLGAMVGRDRTDAITAAAVKMTPKDYTRVLDVNGLKGARLGLAMQFTTRPEIKAYFEPFIEALRSAGATLIDVRFEPNYADLSADRLNVLLYEFKADLNKYLAGRGAKYRSLADLIKFNEDNKEKELTLFGQELFIQAQEKGELTEKAYLDSLARIRKATREDGIDAVVVKDKLDAIVAPTSGAVWSIAAVAGYPFITVPTGLRENTASGMAFFGKAFTEPSLIKYAYAFEQRTKGRVAPKFLPTYPKVS, from the coding sequence ATGCAAACAAAAAATACTGACAGACGGGAATTTCTCAAACACGGAACGGCCGGACTCGCCGCGATCGCTTTACTCGGCACCGAACGCAGATCGATCGCCGGAGCAATGAACAGCGATCCGTTCCCGGAGCTTGTTGAAGCCACCATCATCGGCCTGCAGGCAAAGCTTGGGTCAGGCGATCTTTCGGCACGTCTGCTAACCGAGATGTATCTCGAGCGGATCAAGCAGATCGATACAAAGACCCGCTCGGTCATCGAGATCAACCCGGACGCACTGTCGATCGCCGATCGGATGGACAGCGAACGGAAGCGCGGCAAAGTGCGTTCGCCGCTCCACGGCATCCCGATCGTGATAAAGGACAACATCGATACGGCCGATAAGATGATGACGACCGCGGGTTCGCTCGCGCTCGTCGGCGCACCCGTTCCGAAACGCGACGCCTTTGTCGTTAAGCGGCTCCGCGATGCAGGCGCCGTGATCATAGGAAAGACGAACCTCAGCGAATGGGCAAATTTTCGCGGCAATCGCTCGATCAGCGGCTGGTCAGGACGGGGCGGGCAGACGAATAATCCGTATTTCTTAGATCAGAATCCCTGCGGGTCGAGTTCTGGTTCTGGTGTCGCCCCGTCAGCAAATCTTTGTGCGGCCGCAGTCGGGACCGAGACCAACGGGTCGATAATCTGCCCGGCGGTCACGAATGGCGTCGTTGGTCTGAAGCCGACGCTCGGGCTGATCTCGCGAAGCGGCATTATCCCGATCGCACATACGCAGGATACGGCCGGGCCGATGACGCGAACCGTCGCCGACGCAGCCATAATGCTCGGAGCAATGGTCGGACGCGACCGGACGGACGCGATAACCGCTGCTGCAGTTAAGATGACGCCGAAAGACTACACCAGGGTCCTTGACGTCAACGGCCTGAAAGGAGCAAGGCTCGGGCTCGCCATGCAGTTCACGACGCGACCCGAAATAAAAGCCTATTTCGAACCGTTCATCGAAGCGTTGCGATCGGCTGGCGCGACCCTGATCGATGTGCGTTTCGAACCGAATTACGCAGATCTTTCGGCCGATCGTCTCAATGTCTTACTTTACGAATTCAAGGCCGACCTGAACAAATATCTTGCCGGACGCGGGGCGAAATATAGGTCGCTGGCAGATCTGATCAAGTTCAATGAAGATAACAAAGAAAAAGAGCTGACGCTTTTTGGGCAGGAGCTGTTCATTCAAGCACAGGAAAAGGGCGAGCTGACGGAAAAAGCATATCTTGATTCGCTGGCAAGAATAAGAAAGGCAACCCGCGAGGACGGCATCGATGCCGTTGTCGTAAAGGACAAATTAGATGCGATCGTTGCGCCAACGAGCGGAGCGGTATGGTCGATCGCCGCGGTCGCCGGTTACCCCTTCATAACCGTCCCGACCGGATTACGCGAGAACACGGCTTCGGGAATGGCATTTTTTGGCAAAGCGTTCACTGAACCTTCGCTTATCAAATACGCATACGCGTTCGAGCAGAGAACGAAAGGCCGGGTCGCTCCGAAGTTCTTGCCGACCTACCCGAAGGTATCTTAA
- a CDS encoding DEAD/DEAH box helicase — MNFSELGLQPFLTAKCEQMGYTEPTPIQKQAIPVILDRGDVIGTAETGTGKTAAFLLPILQRLNESKQRGTSVLILAPTRELANQIDAECRKFAPKSITCAAVIGGSSYGKQIKALEGGVNILIATPGRLIDFMEQGMVNFSKLTTLVLDEADRMLDMGFLPAIKRIVKAVPADRQTLFFSATMAPDIERIARQIVTDPTYVEVSARGKAAVTIEQTAYPVAQQMKMPLLLDLLERENFERVLVFTRTKRGADRIAHVLEKRSHRSNRIHGDRSQSQRESALREFKNGRTRILVATDVAARGIDIDSVSHVINYDIPVAPEDYVHRIGRTGRAGNIGRAITLFTTAEEHSMRDIERLTGQSVERVLLPDFGGVISAPVKPAAKFVPKRTFRSFGGRRRR, encoded by the coding sequence ATGAATTTTAGTGAACTTGGCTTGCAGCCGTTTTTAACGGCAAAGTGCGAGCAAATGGGTTACACCGAGCCTACACCCATCCAAAAACAGGCTATTCCGGTCATATTGGATCGCGGCGACGTCATCGGGACCGCTGAGACCGGGACCGGCAAAACGGCCGCATTCCTGCTGCCGATCCTACAGCGGCTCAATGAAAGCAAACAGCGTGGAACGTCGGTCCTGATACTGGCGCCTACCCGCGAACTGGCAAACCAGATCGATGCGGAATGCCGTAAATTCGCCCCGAAAAGCATCACCTGTGCTGCCGTGATCGGCGGTTCGAGCTACGGCAAACAGATCAAGGCGCTCGAGGGCGGCGTAAACATTCTGATCGCAACACCCGGCAGGCTGATCGACTTTATGGAGCAAGGCATGGTCAATTTCAGCAAACTGACCACGCTCGTGCTCGATGAGGCTGACCGAATGCTCGATATGGGCTTCCTGCCAGCGATCAAACGGATCGTGAAGGCTGTTCCGGCCGATCGTCAGACCCTGTTCTTTTCGGCCACGATGGCCCCGGATATCGAACGCATCGCCCGTCAGATAGTCACCGACCCGACATACGTCGAGGTAAGTGCCCGCGGCAAGGCGGCAGTTACTATCGAACAAACGGCTTATCCCGTTGCACAGCAGATGAAGATGCCGCTGCTGCTGGACCTTCTCGAAAGAGAGAATTTTGAACGTGTTCTGGTCTTTACCAGGACAAAACGCGGTGCCGACCGTATCGCACATGTTCTTGAAAAGCGATCTCACCGATCGAACCGCATCCATGGCGACCGTTCGCAATCGCAACGCGAATCGGCCCTTCGCGAGTTCAAGAACGGGCGGACACGGATCCTCGTTGCGACCGACGTTGCGGCACGCGGGATCGATATAGATTCGGTCTCACATGTGATAAACTATGATATACCGGTGGCCCCGGAAGATTACGTTCATCGTATCGGAAGGACCGGGCGGGCGGGCAATATAGGGCGAGCGATAACTCTATTTACCACCGCAGAGGAACATTCGATGCGCGATATTGAACGGTTGACCGGGCAAAGCGTCGAGCGCGTCCTGTTGCCGGATTTTGGCGGTGTCATTAGCGCACCGGTCAAGCCGGCAGCTAAATTCGTCCCGAAACGGACGTTTCGCTCGTTCGGCGGCCGCAGACGCCGGTAA
- a CDS encoding SRPBCC domain-containing protein encodes MKVLSTEIEIAAGRERVWEILADFDRYPEWNPFVRKIEGEKVVGGRLTVHIKPGDGKGITLKPEIVRFEKHEAFVWKGKLLIGGLFDGKHEFRLEPIDNDTTRFIHREEFTGILVPILWRMLEEDTRKGFIEMNKALKTAAEA; translated from the coding sequence ATGAAGGTGCTTTCGACCGAGATCGAGATCGCCGCCGGACGCGAGCGCGTCTGGGAGATCCTGGCCGACTTTGACCGATATCCGGAATGGAATCCGTTCGTTCGGAAGATCGAGGGTGAAAAGGTGGTTGGCGGCAGACTCACGGTTCATATCAAACCGGGCGATGGAAAGGGCATTACCCTTAAGCCCGAGATCGTACGGTTTGAGAAGCATGAGGCGTTTGTGTGGAAAGGGAAGCTGCTTATCGGCGGTCTGTTCGACGGAAAACACGAATTCCGGCTAGAGCCGATCGATAATGACACGACGCGATTCATTCATCGCGAGGAGTTTACGGGAATACTGGTGCCGATCTTGTGGCGAATGCTCGAAGAAGATACCCGAAAAGGATTCATCGAAATGAATAAGGCGCTGAAAACGGCAGCTGAGGCTTAG
- a CDS encoding TetR/AcrR family transcriptional regulator: MIKDLFNCDRGGRMSGDERREQILTTAVELFSRHGFSGTTTKQIANAAGVSEAMVFRHFSTKDELYGAILHSKSCEDGLHQYPWEGNAELLRAIEEKDDHAVFYNFALQALNKHEADVGFMRLLFYSALEEHDLADRFFNEFVSKVYDFIGGYIERRQADGAMREMHPRIIVRSFLGMLIHHSLNNILWDKKKRILDISNEEAAKNFAEILLRGVLK, from the coding sequence TTGATCAAAGACCTATTCAATTGTGACCGCGGAGGCCGAATGTCTGGCGATGAGCGGCGTGAACAGATACTGACGACAGCTGTCGAGCTTTTCTCTCGTCACGGCTTTAGCGGCACGACGACAAAGCAGATCGCGAACGCGGCGGGCGTATCTGAAGCGATGGTCTTTCGACATTTTTCGACCAAGGATGAGCTTTACGGTGCGATCCTGCACAGCAAGTCGTGCGAGGACGGGCTTCACCAATACCCTTGGGAGGGCAACGCAGAGCTTCTCAGGGCGATCGAGGAAAAGGACGATCACGCTGTCTTTTATAACTTTGCCCTCCAGGCTCTGAACAAACACGAAGCCGACGTCGGTTTCATGCGTCTCTTGTTCTATTCGGCGCTTGAGGAGCACGATCTTGCAGACCGGTTCTTCAATGAGTTCGTCTCGAAGGTCTACGATTTCATCGGCGGCTATATCGAGCGCCGGCAGGCTGACGGAGCAATGCGCGAAATGCACCCGCGGATCATTGTCCGCTCATTTCTTGGAATGCTGATCCATCACTCGCTTAACAACATTCTCTGGGACAAGAAAAAGAGGATCCTTGATATTTCGAACGAAGAGGCCGCGAAGAATTTTGCTGAGATACTGCTCCGCGGCGTACTCAAATAG
- a CDS encoding efflux RND transporter permease subunit, translating to MQWLAEVCVKRPVFATMLILSLVVVGAFSFLSLGVDLFPKIDFPTLTVTVVNPGASPEEIETEITDKIEEAVNTISGIDELRSSSIEGVSRVFVQFLLEKDVEVAFNEVQQKVQSVIPRLPVTAEQPTVIKLDTDAAPVLRITVSAPTSLRDVTQVAKDKIKERIESVSGVGQITLIGGQERQINVWVDPDKLRSYNITPAEVSNGLRIQNLEFPSGRLDEGQKETAVRTMGKIRKPEEFANVVVAARGEYQVKVRDIGYVEDGAEEIRSEARLNGKPAVTLIVAKQSGQNTVAVAREIKERLKEIEPTLPPGYEMRIIGDNSIFIENSVAALEEHLVLGSIFASIVVFFFLWSFRSTFIAALAIPTSIISTFALMFAMGYTLNSITMLALTLMVGIVIDDAIVVLENIYRFVEEKGMNPFQAAIEGTREIGLAVLATTLSLMAVFVPIGFMQGIVGRFMSSFGLTASFAVGVSLIVSFTLTPMLAARLIKRPKDEPAGDVAEVIESDTVVAEHSETPAHHAHHDSKETGWFRHVLDGYTALLRFSMARRWLIVTLCILVFLSIIPLFTYVGKNFLPVDDQSQFEVSVRAPEGYSLGATSLTLERIASEIRKQPGVTDTLVTAGGGQDLVVNSGSIYVKLTDIKDRERSQEELMSETRELLKQFPAELRTAVQQVAAFSGGGFRNANVQFLIAGPDLKKLEEYSSKIIERMKTVPDAVDVDSTLISGKPELQLEIDREKASDLGVKVGDISQALNTLVAGQEATTFNEGADQFDVVVRATGNYRSDIEGLKRMIVPSTKLGWVSLDRLVKGIEGTSPSSIERTNRQRQVTLLANTRPGGSATSITAEIDKFVKELNLPAGYTTGYVGQSKELGKSLYYFALAIVLSFIFMYIVLAAQFESFIHPVTILLTLPLSIPFGIVSLLIAGQTVNIFSGLGLLLLFGVVKKNAILQIDHTNTLRSQGLGRYDAIIQSNRDRLRPILMTTIALVAGMIPLIMSTGAGSGTNRSIGVLVVGGQSLCLLLTLLAVPVFYSIFDDLSEMRLFQYVGRASDWLFGGIRRRFSQATSSLFGKS from the coding sequence ATGCAGTGGTTAGCAGAAGTATGTGTTAAAAGGCCCGTCTTTGCCACGATGTTGATCCTCTCGCTCGTGGTCGTCGGTGCGTTCTCTTTTCTTAGTCTCGGTGTCGATCTCTTTCCGAAGATCGATTTTCCGACGCTGACGGTCACGGTCGTAAACCCGGGAGCATCACCCGAGGAGATCGAGACCGAGATCACCGACAAGATCGAGGAAGCCGTAAATACGATAAGCGGGATCGATGAACTTCGGTCATCGTCGATCGAGGGTGTCTCGCGTGTTTTCGTACAGTTTTTGCTTGAGAAGGACGTCGAGGTCGCGTTCAACGAGGTCCAGCAGAAGGTGCAGAGCGTCATCCCGCGGCTGCCGGTTACGGCCGAACAGCCTACCGTCATAAAGCTTGACACTGATGCGGCACCGGTCCTTCGCATAACGGTGTCGGCGCCGACATCGCTTCGCGACGTAACGCAGGTCGCAAAAGACAAGATCAAGGAGCGCATCGAATCAGTAAGCGGGGTCGGCCAGATCACGCTGATAGGCGGACAAGAGCGGCAAATAAACGTCTGGGTCGATCCCGACAAGCTGCGTTCTTACAACATCACCCCGGCAGAGGTATCGAACGGCTTGCGAATTCAAAATCTCGAGTTTCCGAGCGGGCGTCTCGACGAAGGACAAAAAGAGACGGCCGTAAGGACGATGGGTAAGATCAGAAAGCCCGAAGAATTTGCGAATGTCGTGGTTGCGGCACGTGGCGAATACCAGGTAAAGGTCAGGGACATCGGCTATGTCGAAGATGGGGCGGAAGAGATCCGATCCGAAGCTCGGCTCAACGGAAAGCCTGCCGTAACGCTGATAGTCGCAAAACAATCAGGGCAGAACACGGTCGCCGTTGCACGCGAGATAAAGGAGCGATTGAAAGAGATCGAACCGACCCTGCCGCCCGGTTATGAGATGCGGATCATCGGCGACAACTCGATATTCATCGAGAACTCGGTCGCCGCGCTCGAAGAACATTTGGTCCTTGGTTCTATCTTTGCTTCGATCGTCGTATTTTTCTTTCTCTGGAGTTTTCGATCGACGTTTATCGCCGCACTCGCGATCCCGACCTCGATCATCTCGACCTTCGCATTGATGTTCGCAATGGGCTATACGCTCAACTCGATAACGATGCTCGCCCTCACGCTGATGGTCGGCATCGTGATCGACGACGCTATAGTTGTGCTCGAGAACATTTACCGTTTCGTCGAAGAAAAGGGAATGAACCCATTTCAGGCGGCGATCGAAGGAACGCGAGAGATCGGGCTCGCCGTTCTTGCGACAACGCTGTCGCTGATGGCGGTGTTTGTCCCGATCGGGTTCATGCAGGGTATCGTCGGGCGATTCATGTCAAGCTTCGGTCTGACGGCATCATTCGCCGTCGGTGTTTCGCTGATCGTGTCGTTCACACTGACGCCGATGCTTGCGGCCCGATTGATCAAAAGACCGAAAGACGAGCCGGCAGGCGACGTCGCCGAGGTCATCGAATCCGACACTGTGGTTGCGGAGCATTCGGAAACGCCGGCTCATCACGCGCACCACGACTCAAAAGAAACGGGCTGGTTCAGACATGTCCTCGATGGTTATACCGCGTTGCTCAGATTCTCAATGGCTCGCAGGTGGCTGATCGTCACGTTGTGCATTTTGGTATTTCTGTCGATCATTCCGCTTTTCACATACGTCGGTAAGAACTTTCTGCCGGTCGACGATCAGTCGCAGTTCGAGGTCTCGGTGAGGGCACCCGAGGGCTACAGCCTTGGCGCGACCTCGCTGACGCTCGAGCGGATAGCAAGCGAGATCAGAAAGCAGCCCGGCGTCACAGATACGCTTGTTACGGCCGGCGGCGGACAAGATCTCGTCGTTAATAGCGGAAGCATCTACGTAAAGCTCACAGACATTAAGGATCGAGAACGGTCGCAGGAAGAACTGATGAGCGAGACGCGTGAATTGCTCAAGCAATTTCCGGCCGAACTTCGTACCGCAGTTCAGCAGGTCGCCGCATTTTCGGGCGGCGGTTTCAGGAACGCCAACGTTCAATTTCTCATCGCGGGGCCTGACCTCAAGAAGCTCGAGGAGTACTCTTCGAAGATCATCGAGCGGATGAAAACGGTGCCCGATGCGGTTGACGTCGATTCGACCCTGATCAGCGGCAAGCCCGAACTTCAGCTCGAGATCGACCGTGAAAAGGCGTCTGACCTGGGCGTTAAGGTCGGCGACATCTCGCAGGCTCTCAACACGCTCGTTGCCGGCCAGGAAGCCACCACGTTCAACGAAGGTGCCGATCAGTTTGACGTCGTCGTCAGGGCGACGGGCAACTATCGTTCGGACATCGAGGGGCTGAAGCGAATGATCGTGCCCTCGACGAAACTTGGATGGGTCTCGCTCGACCGCCTCGTCAAGGGTATCGAGGGCACAAGCCCGAGCTCGATCGAAAGGACGAACCGCCAGCGGCAGGTAACACTGCTGGCAAACACGCGGCCCGGCGGATCGGCAACGAGCATAACCGCCGAGATCGATAAGTTCGTTAAGGAACTGAATCTTCCGGCCGGATACACGACGGGTTACGTCGGCCAATCTAAAGAGCTCGGTAAATCGCTCTACTATTTTGCTCTTGCGATCGTACTTTCGTTCATTTTCATGTACATCGTACTCGCCGCCCAGTTCGAATCGTTCATCCATCCGGTGACGATCCTGCTTACGCTTCCATTGTCGATCCCGTTCGGCATTGTCAGCCTGCTGATCGCCGGACAGACCGTAAACATCTTTTCTGGGCTGGGGCTTTTGCTCCTTTTCGGGGTTGTCAAGAAAAACGCGATCCTTCAGATCGACCATACGAACACTCTCCGTTCGCAGGGGCTTGGCCGCTATGACGCGATCATTCAGTCGAACCGCGACAGACTGCGGCCGATCTTGATGACGACCATCGCTTTGGTTGCCGGAATGATCCCTTTGAT
- a CDS encoding ABC transporter permease/substrate-binding protein — protein MADLIQFIRDNLHELLVLTREHVFIVLLSTAIAVAVGLPLGIALTRIKKLQAPVLGIANVMQTVPSLALFGLLIPLPFIGGIGARTAIIALALYALLPVIKNTVTGISGIDPKVTEAAKAIGMTDRQRLTLVELPLAMPVIFTGIRVAVVISVGVATVAAAVGAGGLGTYIFRGLRQNDNNLLIAGALASALLALLFDLGLGQIERSYAMTDRPNRMRRRFIGYGIAGFLVAATGFGYLSDRWNRSENANSTGVELPTGRGRIVIGSKDFTESVVLAEILAQMLEKEGFEVVRQFELGGNLAHEGLIAKQIDVYPEYTGTAFTAILKKTPITDPQAVYDQTKAAYETNFGLTLSPPLGFSNDFAILVRGELARSQGLRTITDAVKISREWQAGFGQDFMSRADGYRGFAKAYGFDFARQPREMDLSLTYRALRSGELDIIAGNSTDGLISALDLFQLEDDKRFFPPYQAVFIARSDLTTMLKPTFDRLADAISTEAMRKMNYEVDSNNRLTKDVAAEWLASK, from the coding sequence ATGGCCGATCTAATACAATTCATCCGCGATAATCTTCACGAATTGCTGGTGTTGACGCGCGAGCATGTGTTCATCGTTCTCCTTTCGACCGCAATAGCCGTAGCCGTCGGGCTGCCGTTGGGCATCGCCCTTACCCGCATCAAAAAGCTGCAAGCGCCTGTCTTGGGCATTGCGAACGTAATGCAGACGGTTCCGAGCCTGGCCTTGTTCGGTCTGCTGATCCCGCTGCCCTTCATCGGCGGCATCGGGGCCCGAACTGCGATCATTGCATTGGCACTTTACGCGCTGTTGCCCGTGATCAAGAACACCGTTACAGGCATTTCAGGGATCGACCCAAAGGTGACCGAAGCGGCAAAAGCGATCGGTATGACCGATCGGCAGCGGCTGACCCTGGTCGAACTGCCGCTCGCGATGCCCGTGATATTTACGGGAATTCGGGTAGCCGTCGTTATTTCTGTCGGCGTTGCTACAGTTGCGGCGGCGGTCGGCGCAGGCGGGCTAGGGACTTATATTTTCCGCGGATTAAGGCAAAACGACAATAACTTGCTGATCGCGGGTGCATTGGCTTCGGCTTTGCTCGCGCTGCTTTTCGACCTTGGCCTCGGGCAGATCGAGCGGTCATACGCTATGACCGACAGACCGAACCGTATGCGGCGGCGGTTCATCGGCTATGGGATCGCGGGTTTTCTGGTCGCGGCAACAGGGTTTGGTTATCTATCGGATCGATGGAACCGATCTGAAAACGCGAACTCGACAGGCGTCGAACTCCCGACCGGGCGAGGACGGATAGTGATCGGTTCAAAGGACTTTACCGAATCGGTCGTTCTTGCCGAAATTCTCGCTCAGATGCTCGAAAAGGAAGGCTTCGAAGTTGTCAGGCAGTTCGAACTCGGCGGCAATCTCGCACACGAAGGCCTGATCGCAAAGCAGATAGATGTTTATCCTGAATATACCGGAACGGCCTTTACCGCGATCCTCAAGAAAACACCGATAACCGATCCGCAGGCCGTCTATGACCAGACGAAGGCCGCATATGAAACAAATTTCGGTTTGACGCTTAGCCCGCCGCTCGGTTTCTCGAACGACTTCGCGATACTTGTTCGCGGTGAATTGGCTCGTTCACAAGGCCTCCGGACGATCACCGATGCTGTAAAGATATCGCGGGAATGGCAAGCCGGGTTCGGACAAGATTTCATGTCGCGGGCAGACGGCTATCGCGGTTTTGCGAAAGCATACGGGTTTGATTTTGCAAGGCAGCCGCGGGAAATGGATCTTTCGCTGACGTATCGGGCCTTGCGATCGGGCGAACTCGACATCATCGCCGGTAATTCCACAGACGGCCTTATTTCGGCTCTTGACCTTTTCCAACTCGAAGACGACAAACGCTTTTTTCCGCCGTACCAGGCCGTTTTCATTGCCCGCAGCGATCTTACCACGATGCTTAAGCCGACATTCGACCGGCTTGCCGATGCGATCTCGACTGAAGCGATGCGGAAGATGAACTACGAGGTCGATAGCAACAATCGCCTAACGAAAGACGTGGCGGCGGAATGGTTGGCATCGAAATAG